Proteins from one Synechococcus sp. UW179A genomic window:
- a CDS encoding urea ABC transporter substrate-binding protein produces the protein MKDKMLFSLLASLLVSSCSTGASTTDVNVVRVGLLHSRSGTMALSENTVAEAERLAIEEINASGGLMLKGKRVLIQPIEEDGMSDPVTFARQTEQLLGDEQVVAIFGGWTSASRKAMLPALETRDALLFYPVQYEGQECSPYVVYGGSVPNQQSEPALNWMLANRSKRILLIGSDYIYPRTANRIMRAQVQREGGTVLAERYLPLGSAEVHPLVESIRQASTSGPVVVINTLNGDSNLAFFEQLYREGLIGSQAVDRGVTVLSLSVSEEEALAIGANKISGTYASWSYFQSLAGDASKTFAQRFRRRYGYHRVINDPAEAAYSLVNLWARAAESAGSTNPKDVRQHLIGTSFAAPQGLLTVTPSQHLNKRSLLGRADDTGNFQVVKDFGVIEPQPWNPDHPDSAGQHCNHSSGTAP, from the coding sequence ATGAAAGACAAGATGCTGTTCAGCCTGCTGGCCAGCCTGCTGGTGAGCAGTTGCAGTACTGGCGCTTCCACAACCGACGTCAATGTGGTGCGCGTGGGTCTGCTCCATTCCCGCAGCGGGACGATGGCGTTGTCTGAAAACACCGTGGCCGAAGCCGAACGACTGGCGATCGAAGAAATCAACGCGAGCGGCGGGCTGATGCTGAAAGGCAAGCGCGTCTTGATTCAGCCCATCGAGGAAGACGGCATGTCCGATCCGGTCACCTTTGCGAGGCAGACCGAACAGTTGCTGGGTGACGAGCAAGTGGTAGCCATCTTCGGAGGCTGGACCTCGGCCAGTCGCAAAGCGATGCTGCCAGCCCTGGAAACACGGGACGCACTGCTGTTTTATCCGGTGCAATACGAAGGCCAGGAGTGCTCCCCTTATGTGGTGTATGGCGGTTCGGTTCCCAATCAGCAGTCAGAACCCGCCTTGAACTGGATGCTGGCTAACCGCAGCAAACGCATCCTGCTGATCGGCTCGGACTACATCTATCCGCGCACCGCCAATCGCATCATGCGTGCCCAGGTGCAACGGGAAGGAGGAACAGTGCTTGCTGAGCGCTACCTCCCACTCGGCAGTGCAGAGGTGCACCCGCTGGTTGAAAGCATTCGGCAAGCCAGTACAAGCGGACCGGTTGTGGTGATCAACACCCTGAACGGCGATAGCAACCTCGCCTTCTTTGAACAGCTCTACCGCGAGGGCCTTATTGGCTCACAAGCCGTGGATCGCGGAGTGACCGTGTTGAGTCTTTCTGTCTCGGAGGAAGAAGCCCTGGCGATCGGTGCGAACAAAATCTCCGGGACTTACGCCAGCTGGAGCTATTTCCAATCGTTAGCTGGAGACGCCTCCAAAACATTCGCGCAGCGCTTTCGTCGTCGCTATGGCTATCACCGCGTGATCAACGACCCCGCGGAAGCCGCCTACAGCCTGGTCAATCTCTGGGCCCGCGCGGCGGAAAGCGCAGGCAGCACCAATCCCAAAGACGTCCGTCAGCATCTAATAGGAACCAGCTTTGCAGCCCCGCAGGGTTTGCTGACCGTCACCCCCAGCCAGCACCTCAACAAGCGCTCCCTGCTTGGCAGGGCCGATGACACTGGAAACTTCCAGGTGGTGAAAGATTTCGGCGTGATTGAACCCCAACCCTGGAATCCTGATCATCCGGACTCAGCAGGGCAGCACTGTAATCACAGCAGCGGCACCGCTCCCTAA
- a CDS encoding NifU family protein, with the protein MSTETLPLNQENVEKVLDELRPFLMADGGNVEVVEIDGPVVKVRLQGACGSCPSSTMTLKMGIERKMRESIPEVSEVVQVL; encoded by the coding sequence ATGAGCACCGAAACGCTGCCGCTCAACCAAGAAAACGTGGAAAAGGTGCTCGATGAGCTGCGCCCGTTCCTGATGGCCGATGGTGGCAACGTGGAAGTGGTGGAAATCGATGGACCCGTGGTCAAAGTGCGCTTGCAGGGCGCCTGCGGCAGCTGCCCCAGCAGCACCATGACCCTGAAAATGGGAATCGAGCGCAAAATGCGCGAATCCATTCCTGAAGTGAGTGAAGTGGTTCAAGTTCTCTGA
- a CDS encoding malate:quinone oxidoreductase — MDRYDAVLVGAGMMSSTLASLLHALDPEMRLLLVERLEASALESSAAVNNAGTGHAANCELNYTPQQADGTVSTEKALAINAAFERSLEFWASLTERGVLDPGSFLHQVPHLSFVWGQEDVAFLQQRHRQLSALPAFAAMHWSTDAEQIGDWMPLVMQGRRPGQQIAATRIERGLDLDFGALTRALLLPLQTAGALQVVYGSSVQGLKRPLTESMTCCDWQLDLRGPSGRRKVQAPFVFLGAGGGALPLLQSSGIPEAADYAGFPVSGQWLVCGEPALVGRHHAKVYGKAKVGAPPMSVPHLDTRWIDGKRSLLFGPYAGFSSKFLKTGSLLDLPLSVRPANLLPMLQVGVNNLPLVKYLINQLRQSEADRMEALHAFLPEANADDWSLSVAGQRVQIIKRTPDGGRLQMGTEVVSAADGSLAALLGASPGASTSVQIMVEVLERCFAAKLATQAWQERLNQLIPSYGQDLNSDAELLTRTRERSDALLGLRV, encoded by the coding sequence ATGGATCGTTACGACGCCGTGCTGGTGGGTGCGGGAATGATGAGTTCCACCCTGGCTTCGTTGCTGCATGCCCTCGACCCTGAGATGCGCCTTTTGCTGGTTGAGCGTCTCGAGGCGTCGGCTCTGGAGAGCAGTGCAGCGGTCAATAACGCCGGCACTGGTCATGCTGCCAACTGTGAGCTCAACTACACCCCCCAGCAGGCCGATGGGACGGTGTCCACTGAGAAAGCCCTGGCGATCAATGCGGCCTTCGAGCGAAGCCTGGAGTTCTGGGCCTCTCTCACAGAACGGGGAGTTCTAGATCCAGGCAGCTTTCTTCATCAGGTGCCGCATCTCAGTTTTGTCTGGGGACAGGAGGATGTGGCGTTCCTGCAGCAGCGGCATCGTCAGTTGAGCGCCCTACCGGCCTTCGCAGCGATGCACTGGAGCACGGATGCCGAGCAGATCGGCGATTGGATGCCTTTGGTGATGCAAGGGCGTCGGCCTGGTCAACAGATTGCAGCCACCCGTATCGAGCGTGGACTCGATCTCGACTTCGGGGCTCTGACCAGGGCACTGCTGCTGCCGCTGCAGACAGCGGGCGCTCTTCAGGTGGTATATGGCTCGTCAGTTCAGGGACTCAAGCGACCGCTGACGGAGTCGATGACCTGCTGTGACTGGCAGCTTGATTTGCGCGGTCCTTCGGGCCGTCGCAAGGTGCAGGCTCCGTTTGTGTTCCTTGGCGCTGGCGGTGGAGCTCTGCCACTGCTGCAGAGCAGTGGCATCCCGGAGGCAGCCGACTATGCCGGCTTTCCCGTGAGCGGCCAATGGCTAGTGTGCGGCGAGCCAGCTCTGGTGGGGCGTCACCACGCCAAGGTGTATGGCAAGGCGAAGGTGGGTGCGCCGCCGATGTCGGTGCCCCATCTCGATACCCGCTGGATTGACGGCAAGCGATCCCTGCTGTTCGGTCCCTACGCCGGGTTTAGCAGCAAATTTCTCAAGACCGGTTCGCTGTTGGATCTGCCGCTGTCGGTGCGTCCCGCCAACCTGCTGCCGATGCTGCAGGTGGGAGTGAACAACCTGCCTCTGGTGAAGTATCTGATCAATCAGTTGCGCCAGAGCGAAGCTGATCGGATGGAGGCATTGCATGCCTTCCTGCCTGAGGCCAATGCGGATGACTGGAGCCTTTCGGTGGCTGGTCAACGGGTGCAGATCATCAAACGCACGCCTGATGGTGGTCGCCTGCAGATGGGCACGGAAGTGGTCAGTGCAGCAGATGGATCCCTGGCCGCTCTGCTTGGTGCATCTCCTGGGGCCAGCACCTCTGTGCAGATCATGGTGGAGGTGCTGGAGCGTTGCTTTGCTGCAAAGCTGGCCACGCAGGCCTGGCAAGAGCGCCTCAATCAGCTGATTCCCAGCTACGGCCAGGATCTCAACAGCGATGCGGAGCTGTTGACTCGCACCCGAGAGCGTAGTGATGCGCTGCTGGGCCTACGTGTCTGA
- a CDS encoding TVP38/TMEM64 family protein, translating to MLRFRRFLLIAAVIAGLAVLFHLINVHGLEPIRAQVERLGVWAPLGILFLRGVSIILPALPSTAYSLLAGALLGFQTGFITIVICDLIFCQAAFLLASNYGRGPIQQLVGEKAMTTIERFSRNQLEGNPFLLTGLLMTGLFDFVSYGAGLGGVPWRAFVLPLLVSVLLSSGPIVALGAGIFSGGKFLLIGAVFGMFALAIVAGVIQQRMRKQAGSDT from the coding sequence GTGCTGCGCTTTCGCCGATTCCTGCTGATTGCAGCTGTGATTGCCGGGCTGGCCGTGCTGTTCCATCTCATCAACGTGCACGGGCTGGAGCCGATCCGAGCGCAAGTTGAACGCCTTGGGGTCTGGGCTCCCTTGGGGATCCTGTTCCTACGCGGCGTGAGCATCATCCTGCCGGCACTGCCCAGCACGGCTTACTCCCTGCTGGCCGGAGCATTGCTGGGGTTCCAGACGGGCTTCATCACGATCGTGATCTGCGATCTGATCTTTTGCCAGGCCGCCTTCCTGCTGGCCAGCAACTACGGACGCGGACCGATCCAGCAGCTGGTGGGAGAAAAAGCGATGACCACCATCGAACGCTTCAGTCGCAACCAGCTTGAAGGCAATCCGTTTCTGCTCACTGGTCTTTTAATGACCGGACTGTTCGATTTCGTGAGCTATGGCGCAGGCCTAGGTGGCGTCCCCTGGCGGGCGTTCGTACTGCCGTTATTGGTGAGTGTGCTGCTGAGCAGTGGGCCGATCGTGGCCCTGGGCGCTGGAATTTTCAGCGGCGGCAAATTCTTGCTGATCGGAGCTGTATTCGGCATGTTCGCCCTGGCGATTGTGGCAGGAGTGATCCAGCAGCGCATGCGCAAGCAGGCGGGTTCAGACACGTAG
- a CDS encoding glycerol dehydrogenase, with product MGYRTDFGRDHERPLAVFASPGRYVQGPGATWELGTELKRLGLSGPVLFIAGGTARRTLASIWKETLPPVGITPVVEAFGGECCDQEISRLVGLAATQPFCAVVGAGGGKTSDTARAVADELDLPVVITPTLASTDSPCSALSVIYTNGGGVQGFRFYNRHPLLLLVDTEVVARAPKRQLVAGLGDALATWFEARSCRQSHSCNVVGGYPTTTSTALAKLCCDILMADGPAACSAVDSQVTTPALERIVEANNLLSGLGFESGGLALAHAVHNGISEIPASHAMLHGEKVAFGLHTQLVMEGQPQSEIQEIFSYCRSVGLPTTLQQIGINPDDDEAIQQIAQRTVIPGESSHNEPFEVTAAAVAAAMRAADQQGRAYIN from the coding sequence ATGGGCTATCGCACAGATTTCGGTCGGGATCACGAACGCCCGCTGGCAGTGTTCGCCTCACCGGGACGCTACGTCCAAGGTCCCGGTGCTACTTGGGAACTAGGCACAGAGCTGAAACGCCTTGGCCTGAGTGGGCCGGTGCTGTTCATCGCTGGTGGCACAGCCCGCAGAACTCTGGCTTCGATCTGGAAGGAAACCCTCCCCCCTGTCGGGATCACACCTGTGGTTGAAGCCTTCGGTGGCGAATGCTGCGACCAGGAGATCAGCCGTTTGGTCGGCCTGGCGGCAACGCAGCCCTTCTGCGCCGTTGTTGGCGCTGGTGGTGGCAAAACCTCCGACACAGCAAGAGCCGTAGCCGATGAGCTGGATCTGCCGGTAGTGATCACGCCCACCCTCGCGAGCACTGATTCGCCATGCAGTGCCCTATCGGTGATTTACACCAATGGCGGAGGGGTGCAGGGTTTCCGCTTTTACAACCGCCATCCGCTGCTGCTGCTTGTTGACACGGAGGTTGTGGCTAGGGCGCCGAAGCGGCAACTGGTCGCTGGCCTCGGTGATGCCCTAGCCACCTGGTTTGAAGCCCGAAGCTGCCGGCAAAGCCACAGTTGCAATGTGGTTGGGGGCTACCCGACCACCACGTCCACAGCCCTGGCGAAGCTGTGCTGCGACATTCTCATGGCCGATGGCCCTGCCGCCTGCTCAGCGGTGGATTCGCAGGTCACCACCCCCGCTCTCGAGCGGATTGTGGAAGCGAATAATCTGCTATCAGGGCTTGGCTTTGAAAGCGGAGGCCTGGCACTTGCCCATGCCGTTCACAACGGCATCAGCGAGATCCCCGCAAGCCACGCGATGCTTCATGGGGAGAAGGTCGCCTTCGGACTACACACCCAACTAGTCATGGAAGGGCAGCCGCAGTCGGAGATCCAAGAGATCTTCAGCTACTGCCGATCTGTAGGTCTCCCCACCACGCTGCAGCAGATCGGGATCAACCCAGACGACGACGAGGCCATCCAGCAGATTGCGCAACGGACGGTCATCCCAGGAGAAAGCAGCCACAACGAGCCCTTCGAAGTCACCGCCGCAGCGGTGGCGGCTGCCATGCGGGCCGCTGATCAACAAGGGCGTGCCTATATCAACTGA
- a CDS encoding multidrug efflux SMR transporter — protein sequence MGSPWLLLLLAITAEVIGTSCLKLSQGFSRPVPTLVVLSAYAISMTLMSRVVQVLPMGLTYALWSGIGIVAIVMIGLLLYHQVPTQGQLMGMALITAGVITVNLSGHPG from the coding sequence ATGGGCTCTCCCTGGTTGTTACTGCTTCTGGCCATCACAGCTGAGGTGATCGGCACCTCTTGCCTCAAGCTCTCGCAAGGCTTCAGTCGACCGGTTCCCACCCTGGTTGTGCTATCGGCTTATGCCATTTCGATGACGTTGATGTCACGGGTGGTGCAAGTGCTCCCCATGGGCCTCACCTACGCCCTCTGGAGTGGAATCGGCATCGTGGCGATCGTGATGATTGGCCTGCTCCTCTATCACCAGGTGCCGACCCAGGGGCAACTGATGGGTATGGCCCTGATCACAGCCGGAGTGATCACGGTGAACCTCAGCGGTCATCCTGGTTGA